CGCACCTCCCGGGGAAGCGGCCTGGCCGGCATCGAAGCCGATCTCTCTGGAGCCGCGCGCGCCTCGCGGCGCCGGCAGCCGGCACCGGCCCCCGGCGACGCGACCACCCTGGCCCTGGTCGCCACCAACGCCCGCCTGACGCGCGAGCAGGCCTGCCGCCTGGCGGGAGCTTCGCAGGTGGCCCTGGCGCGCTGCCTTTCCCCCGCGCACACCGCCCATGACGGCGATCTGGTTTATGCGCTGTCCACCGGCGACCTTCCTTCGGAGGACTTGATCCTGGAGGCAATGGCGGTGGAAGCG
Above is a genomic segment from Candidatus Polarisedimenticolia bacterium containing:
- a CDS encoding P1 family peptidase — protein: RTSRGSGLAGIEADLSGAARASRRRQPAPAPGDATTLALVATNARLTREQACRLAGASQVALARCLSPAHTAHDGDLVYALSTGDLPSEDLILEAMAVEALGRAIVRGVTQPRGLAGIPARRDLPP